From the genome of Danio aesculapii chromosome 16, fDanAes4.1, whole genome shotgun sequence, one region includes:
- the mrap2a gene encoding melanocortin-2 receptor accessory protein 2A, protein MPRFQLSNSTSVPNHNYEWSYEYYDDEEPVSFEGLKAHRYSIVIGFWVGLAVFVIFMFFVLTLLTKTGAPHPEAAEPYEKRMRLTSCADGLGRQRETDGRTGLSRPLLEESRSLFHCYINEEEREGGRAATDAGALTHGRSGIGNSRGQVEEVGLVVQNMVLESRAEREAALLAHFNIPNFVNSELNSALGDEDLLLGDPPIIMEEARPRCTHHIID, encoded by the exons ATGCCGAGGTTCCAGCTTTCAAACAGCACCAGTGTGCCAAATCACAATTATGAATGGAGCTACGAATACTACGACGATGAAGAGCCTGTGTCTTTTGAAGGACTAAAAGCACATCGAT ATTCCATTGTGATCGGCTTCTGGGTGGGTCTTGCCGTTTTTGTTATCTTTATGTTTTTTGTTCTGACTCTGCTGACCAAAACAGGAGCCCCACACCCAGA GGCAGCCGAGCCTTACGAGAAGCGGATGCGCCTGACCAGCTGTGCTGACGGTTTAGGCCGCCAACGTGAAACAGATGGCCGAACGGGTCTCTCTCGCCCACTGCTGGAGGAGTCGCGCTCTCTTTTTCACTGTTACATTAATGAAGAAGAGCGAGAAGGAGGCAGAGCCGCCACTGATGCTGGCGCTCTCACCCATGGACGCTCAGGCATTGGCAACTCCAGAGGCCAAGTGGAAGAGGTTGGCCTAGTTGTCCAAAACATGGTCCTTGAGAGCAGGGCAGAACGGGAGGCAGCACTCCTGGCACATTTTAACATTCCCAATTTCGTGAACTCAGAACTGAACTCCGCACTGGGGGATGAAGATTTACTACTGGGCGATCCACCAATTATAATGGAGGAGGCCCGTCCACGCTGTACTCATCATATCATTGATTAA